The nucleotide window TGCAGAGATAAACTAACTCTATGCATTAGTAGACTAGCTAGCTTGGGGTTTTTGTACTGTATGTCATGCAAATTAGTTTGATGCAGAGATAAACTAACTCTATGCATTAGTAGACTAGCTAGCGTAAGCTAATCTCGAATTTGTCTACTAATTTGGTAGCGTGCTTTCTTATATCCGAATCATGTAGTGAAAAACGAAAAAAGGATAAGACAAGAACTTTCTTAGATCGGAATCATGTAGTGGCATTAGTAGACTAGCTAGCTTGGGGTTTTTGTACTGTATATCATGCAAATTAGTTTGATGCAGAGAAACTAACTCTATGCATTAGtagactagctagctagcttaagCTAATCTCGAATTTGTCTACTAATTCGTTAGCGTGCTTTCTTATATCCGAATCatgtagtgaaaaaaaaaaaaaaagacaaaaacatAAAGCGCTAGAAGGAGGGCTTGAACCTCCGACCTTGTGGTTAACAGCCACACGCTCTAACCAACTGAGCTATTCCAGCATTTCTGGCAGAAGTTGAAGTCGATATCTAATTTGACACGCATGTAATGCAGATGTGCAGCCTGTCCACTTGTTGAAACCAAAACGATCAACAGCAAGCTTTCTTACTCAACTCGAACTCGAACCATTTCAATCGTGACCTCTGGTTTCCTCTGATGCTCATATCTCTGAGACCCAAATCCATCACCAGCCTTCCACACCTTTCTGCCGCTTCACCTCTCAAATGGGTCTCCACAGCCACCACCCAAAACCCAGAGGACCATCTGCGTCTCTTCTTCAAATCGAGGACGAACCAAACCCACATCGACTACGAGCGCCAATTGGTCTCTGTTCTAAAATCTTGCGCAACCCTTTCGGCCCTCTTGCAAGGCCAGCAACTCCATTCCCTTGTTCTCAAGTCCGGTCTCGACTCCAACACTTTCATCAACAACAGTTTGATTAGCATGTACGCCAAATGCGGCTCCATTTCCTGCGCCGAATCGTTGTTCGGCTCTTGCTCTGAGCCGGACCCGGTTTCCTGTAACATTATGGTTGCTGGGTATGTGAAATCTGGTGACTTGGACAATGCCCGCCAGGTGTTTGATAAAATGCCTGAGAGAGGTTGTGTCTCGTATACTACTATGATAATGGGTCTTTCTAGAAATGGGTTTTGGAGGGAAGCTGTTGCCGTTTTTAGGGATATGAGGAATGCCGGTGTGTTGCCGAATGAGCTGACAATGGGGACTGTGATCTCGACGTTTTCGCATTTGGGTGGGATTTGGAACTGTAGAATGCTTCATGGTTTGGTGGTTAAGTTGCAGCTTGATGGAATGGTGCTTGTTTCGACGAATTTGGTGAAGGTGTATTGTGCTTGTAAGAGTGTGTGGGAAGCGAGAAGTTTGTTTGATGAGATGCCCGAAAGGAATATAGTTTCGTGGAATGTCATGTTAAATGGGTACTCTAAGGCTGGACTCGTGCATTTGGCCAGAGAGTTGTTTGAGAGGATTGATATGAAAGACGTGGTTTCGTGGGGTACAATGATTGATGGGTATGTGCAAGTGGAGTGCTTGAATGAAGCTTTGATGATGTATCGTGCAATGCTGCGTGCCGGGTTGGGACCGAATGATGTTATGCTTGTTGACTTAATTTCAGTGTGTGGGAGGTTGGAGGCGATTCGTGAAGGTCGGCAGTTTCATGGGAGAATTGTCAAGGAGGGTTTTGACTGTTATGATTTCATACAGGCAACGATCATAAATTTTTATGCAGGTTGTGGGGAAATGATTGCTGCTCGTCTTCAGTTTGAAAAGGGCATCAAGGAGCATGTAGCATCTTGGAATGCTCTCATTGCAGGGTACATAAGAAATCAAATGATTGACCAAGCAAGTCTATTGTTTGATGAGATGCCTGAAAGGGATGTTTTTTCATGGAGTTCCATGATTTCTGGTTACACACAGACTGAGCAATCTAAATTGGCTCTGGAACTTTTCCAAAGAATGGTATCTAGTGGGATACAACCAAATGAAATAACAATGGTAAGCGTTTTGTCTGCAATCACTGATTTAGGCACATTGAAAGAAGGAATATGGGCTCATGAATACATATGTGAAAATTCTATTCCTCTGAATGACAATTTGAGTGCAGCTATCATTGATATGTATGCCAAATGTGGGAGTATCAATACTGCCTTAAAGGTGTTCTATCAAATCCAAGACAAAACCTCTTCTGTCTCACCATGGAATGCCATTATATGTGGGTTGGCGCTGCACGGACATGCAGCAATGTCTCTTGAAATATTTTCAGACTTGCAAAGGCGTGATATCAAACTCAATTCAATAACATTCATCGGAGTCCTAAGTGCTTGTTGCCATTCTGGTTTGGTGGAGGCCGGGGAGAGGTATTTTAAGAGCATGAAGAATGTATACCACATTCAACCAAACATCAAGCATTATGGTTGTATGGTGGATCTCCTGGGTAGAGCTGGCCGAGTAGAAGATGCTGAGAAAATGATAAGAAGCATGCCCATGAAGGCTGATGTTGTGATATGGGGCACATTATTGGCCGCATGTACAACACATGGGAATCTAGAAATAGGAGAAATGGCTGAAAAGAATCTGAAACTGTTGGATCCATCTCATGGGGCAAGTACAGTTCTCATGTCCAACCTACTTGCAGATGCAGGGAAGTGGGAG belongs to Rosa chinensis cultivar Old Blush chromosome 4, RchiOBHm-V2, whole genome shotgun sequence and includes:
- the LOC112196622 gene encoding pentatricopeptide repeat-containing protein At5g19020, mitochondrial; its protein translation is MLISLRPKSITSLPHLSAASPLKWVSTATTQNPEDHLRLFFKSRTNQTHIDYERQLVSVLKSCATLSALLQGQQLHSLVLKSGLDSNTFINNSLISMYAKCGSISCAESLFGSCSEPDPVSCNIMVAGYVKSGDLDNARQVFDKMPERGCVSYTTMIMGLSRNGFWREAVAVFRDMRNAGVLPNELTMGTVISTFSHLGGIWNCRMLHGLVVKLQLDGMVLVSTNLVKVYCACKSVWEARSLFDEMPERNIVSWNVMLNGYSKAGLVHLARELFERIDMKDVVSWGTMIDGYVQVECLNEALMMYRAMLRAGLGPNDVMLVDLISVCGRLEAIREGRQFHGRIVKEGFDCYDFIQATIINFYAGCGEMIAARLQFEKGIKEHVASWNALIAGYIRNQMIDQASLLFDEMPERDVFSWSSMISGYTQTEQSKLALELFQRMVSSGIQPNEITMVSVLSAITDLGTLKEGIWAHEYICENSIPLNDNLSAAIIDMYAKCGSINTALKVFYQIQDKTSSVSPWNAIICGLALHGHAAMSLEIFSDLQRRDIKLNSITFIGVLSACCHSGLVEAGERYFKSMKNVYHIQPNIKHYGCMVDLLGRAGRVEDAEKMIRSMPMKADVVIWGTLLAACTTHGNLEIGEMAEKNLKLLDPSHGASTVLMSNLLADAGKWEEASLERRVMQSLRLTRSPGHSDVVW